Sequence from the Fulvivirga ligni genome:
TTCGTCAGACATCAGCGATCTTGTTACAGAAATAATCATGTCTAAAGCTGATTATCGGGTGAAGATCAATGCTTTAAGGACCTTAGGTCAATATGATTATGAGGCTATTCAGAAGGCAGCTTATAATGCGCTTAAAGATGATAATGTCAATGTGGCTGTTACTGCTGCTTCGCTGATAGATCAAAAGGCAGATTCTACTGATGAAGTCTATATTACTGAGGAGGCCTTGAAGGCCGTAAACCCAAGAGTAAAAGCAGCATTGCTAGGTACAGCACTGAAAATTACAGATAGTAAAGATGAAATTTTCAGACAGATTAAAGAGCAGTATGAAAATAGTGATGATCCTTATTTCAAAGCCGATCTGCTTACAGCTTTATCTTCTTACTTAAAGGCCTATGAGTTTATCATTACAAAAACCTTTGATGCTAATCACCCAGCCGTTTCTACTGCAGGTATCAGTGCTTTGGTGTCGTTGAGATATAGCCAGGATTTTCCAGATGAATTGCAGCCTGCTTTTGCTGACATTTTTAAGCAATCTATGGAGTCAGGAGATATTGCTATGGTGGCGATTGTTTCACCAGTATTGATAGATTCAACGCTTCATTTTAAAGAGGCTTATGATAGTATTCAGTTTCTATATACCGCAAAATCTAAATTATCACTGCCAAAGGATAACGAAGCCTTGCAAGTACTCAATAAAACTATTGCCTATTTTGAAGGTAAAGAGGAGCTGCCGGAGACTAAAAATGAATTTAATCATCCTATAGACTGGGGTTTCGTAAAGAATATACCTCAAAATCAAGAGGTTGTAGTTAAAACCGAAAAAGGAGATATCACCATGAGAATGTTAGTGAATGAGGCGCCAGGATCGGTGGCCAACTTTATACAGCTGGCAGAGAAGGGCTATTTCAATGGTAAAAACTTCCATAGAGTAGTGCCTAATTTTGTGGTTCAGGGAGGTTGTAATCGTGGTGATGGCTATGGTGGTGAAGATTATTCCATCAGATCTGAATTTGCCAACTTACGCTATCAGGATGGTTCCGTTGGTATGGCTTCTGCCGGAAAAGATACAGAAGGTACACAATGGTTCATTACACACTCGCCTACTCCGCATTTAGATGGCAGATATACTATATTTGCACAAGTAACCGAAGGCATGGATGTAGTGCACCAAATTGAAGTGGGCGATCTTATCCAGTCGGTAGAGGTGAAAGGTAATAATCGAGAACAAAAAACAAAGTAATCACGGCATGTCCGCATCAGTTCAGACGCAAAAACTAGGTATACTTGGAGGAGGCCAGCTGGGTCGTATGCTTATTCAATCCGCCTTAGATTTTAATATCGATATTCATATTCTAGATCCCGATGAAAATGCACCATGTAAGAATGTGGCCAGCACTTTTACGGTTGGTTCATTGAAAGACTATGACACTGTTTATAATTTCGGTCAGTCTATGGACATCATCAGCATCGAAATAGAAAGTGTAAATGTTGATGCGCTGAAGGCTTTGCAGGCAGAAGGAAAGAAAGTATTTCCGCCGCCGGAGGTAATAGAGCTTATTCAGGATAAGCGTGTGCAGAAGCAGTTTTATAAAGATAAAGGTATACCTACGGCGGATTTCATACTTACTGATACCAAAGATGAGGTTAAGGCTAAGGCAGGTTTTCTGCCAGCTGTAAATAAGCTGGGTAAAGACGGATACGATGGACGTGGAGTTCAGATTCTTCGCTCTGAAGCAGATCTGGATAAAGCCTTTGAAGCTCCTAGTTTACTAGAGAAACTTATTGATTTCAAAAAGGAAATCGCCGTAATAGTGGCCAGAAATGAGTCTGGAGACATCAAAACATTTCCAGTGGTAGAGCTGGTATATCATCCGGAAGCGAACCTGGTGGAATACCTCTTTGCCCCAGCGGAAATATCAGATGAAGTGGATGAAAAAGCCAAGGAGATCGCTACCACAGTCATTAAAGAACTTGATATGGTAGGATTGCTGGCGGTGGAAATGTTCGTTACTAAGCAGGATGAGGTTTTAGTAAATGAAATAGCTCCCAGACCTCACAATAGCGGCCACCAAACCATAGAGGCAAACCATACTTCTCAATATGAACAACACCTGAGATCAATCTTCAATTTACCCTTAGGAAATACTGACCTTATACTTCCTTCTGCGATGGTTAATTTACTTGGCGAGGAAGGGTTTACTGGTATTGCCCAGTATGAAGGTTTGCCTGAGTGTGTAGCAGAAAAAGGGGTGCACGTACATCTGTATGGCAAAAAAATGACAAAGCCATTTCGTAAAATGGGCCATGTAACCATAGTGGAGGCCGATGTTGAGCTATTGAGAAAGAAGGTTGATTTTGTTAAAAACACATTAAAAGTAAAAGCATAAGAATATGAGTAAGCCACAAGTAGGAATTATTATGGGCAGCCAGTCTGACCTAAGAATTATGAAAGACGCTGCAGAAATTTTAGAGGAATTAGGCGTAGAATATGAGCTTACTGTCGTTTCGGCACATAGAACTCCTGAAAGAATGGTGGAATATGCTGAAGGGGCCAGAAAGAAAGGTCTTAAAGTGATCATTGCTGGTGCAGGCGGGGCTGCTCACCTTCCGGGAATGGTAGCATCCATGACTACTTTGCCAGTAATTGGTGTACCAGTAAAGTCAAGCAACTCTATTGATGGTTGGGATTCGGTATTATCTATTTTACAAATGCCCGGAGGTATACCCGTAGCTACTGTAGCGCTAGATGGAGCCAAGAATGCTGGTATATTGGCAGCTGAGATGATTGGTGCTTTTGATAATAAAATAGCAGATAACCTGGCCGATTATAAGAAGCAATTGAAAGAAAAGGTATTAGAGTCAGCCAAAAATATAGAAGCTAATGGCTGGCGTGGAGGCAAGATAGGTTTTTAGTGACTATCTAAACTTTTCTGATTATATCCCTAAAACTCAAAAATGTTAAAAAAGGTCTTTGTTTTAGTTATTTGTCTGTGGGCCAACCATTTATACGGTCAAAAAGGTGCTCCTTATGACATAAAGGATGCTGGAGCAGATTATAAGAAAAAGTGTGAAAGCTGTCTGAAAATGATTGAATCTAAACCTCGGGAAGTGGGGTTTAGTGTAAGGGATGATGGCGAATATATCTACTTCTTAACCAACGACCATGAATGGTTATTTCAGCTATTAGATGGCAACAATGATGGTATTGCTATTGATATAGTTACCAAAAACCAGTTTAAATGTGGCTCTAAAAACAGCTATAATGAAAATGCGTTATACAAGGGCTACCTGCTGCCGCCTTTGTATAAAAAAGACCTGGAAAAGCTGGGTGAAATTTATGATAGAGGTTATTATAAAGTAGCTGTAGGTAAGCTTCCGCCCCAATTCAGGAATATACAAGTAGAATATAATATTCTGTTTCTGGATAATAAATATAACTGCTACTACCAGTCTTTTTACAATATAGAAGGAACCAAGTGGGAGTTATTGGAAACCGGTCTTTTCGTGGACACGCTTCAGAATTTATCGGATATAGATAAGTCCATTATTTTAAATAAGCGGTTCAAGTTTGAAATTCCTTTTGAGAAGAACAAGTATGATTATCAGGAGTCAGACATAAGGCCGGTTTATGATTCTTTGCAGCTTTATAATTATGATATAAAAAGCCTGACTATAGAGGCTTACACGTCAGTTGAAGGTTCTAAAGAAATTAATGAGGAGCTTCAGGAGAAAAGAGCTAATTCAATCGTAAAGGCCCTGGAGTCTTTCCAGCAGCACGATATAGAAAAGGAAATAATAACTGCCGAAAACTGGGTAGATTTCTTTAATGACATAAAAGGAACTTCCTTTGACCAGTGGGGGAGATGGAACAAGTCAAAAATTAAACAAGAGCTGGTAAATGATAACCTGGATAGATTAGAGCCTATTTTATCTAACCATAGAAAAGCTATCTTATACTTATCGTTAGAAAAAAAGGTGGATTACCATTTTACCAGTGAAGAGGAGGTGGTAAAACTGTTTGACGAAGCTGTAGCCAAGGACGACGTGCAAGCCGCTTTAGACATTCAAAAGGCAGCCTACTATCATGTACAGAACGAATTACTTCCGGAAACATTGATTGATAAGCTGGAAATACCTCAAACCAGTATTTTTGGGCCGGTTTATAATAATAGTGTGGTATACAAATACACTTATGCTCCTCAAAAGATCAACCATGCTATAGCTGAGTTTAAAAAACTTCACGAACTGCTGCCTGATAATTCAAGAGTATTATATAACCTGGTGTCTCTTCAACTTAAAGCCTTAAGTTATAATGACCCCTTGGTGGATCAAAAGCAAGTGTTGAGCAGCATTAAAGAGTTGGAAGATACCGATCTTGATGAAAGCCTAACTGATAGGTTAAATATTAATTATGGAATTATAAGAAGTGAGCAGCTAGAACTTCAAAAGAAATACAAAGAGCGAACGGAAATGGTAAAATCAATTTATTATATCTATTCCTCAACGGATCTTTCGGCTGAAGA
This genomic interval carries:
- a CDS encoding peptidylprolyl isomerase; translated protein: MHNIKNLTPSFWLLCLIIAIGACQSKVEKPSTAVNQFSDSVIAQIYDLGDKRDTEALLGYFDNENAEYRAKAAELFGSVQDSMAIPKLGLMLNDDSPKVRKAAAYALGQSYDSSAVRFLAEALSTEDSLLVRREIFEAMGKVVTQPQIELLYKRNIEEGDKEGLAWGIYRAGLRNVYDGVTTEWAVNLLDSSNNYETRLGAAHYLARTRDLELAKYKKQLISAATTDTAPNVRMAIVQALRNLSPSSDISDLVTEIIMSKADYRVKINALRTLGQYDYEAIQKAAYNALKDDNVNVAVTAASLIDQKADSTDEVYITEEALKAVNPRVKAALLGTALKITDSKDEIFRQIKEQYENSDDPYFKADLLTALSSYLKAYEFIITKTFDANHPAVSTAGISALVSLRYSQDFPDELQPAFADIFKQSMESGDIAMVAIVSPVLIDSTLHFKEAYDSIQFLYTAKSKLSLPKDNEALQVLNKTIAYFEGKEELPETKNEFNHPIDWGFVKNIPQNQEVVVKTEKGDITMRMLVNEAPGSVANFIQLAEKGYFNGKNFHRVVPNFVVQGGCNRGDGYGGEDYSIRSEFANLRYQDGSVGMASAGKDTEGTQWFITHSPTPHLDGRYTIFAQVTEGMDVVHQIEVGDLIQSVEVKGNNREQKTK
- the purE gene encoding 5-(carboxyamino)imidazole ribonucleotide mutase, with product MSKPQVGIIMGSQSDLRIMKDAAEILEELGVEYELTVVSAHRTPERMVEYAEGARKKGLKVIIAGAGGAAHLPGMVASMTTLPVIGVPVKSSNSIDGWDSVLSILQMPGGIPVATVALDGAKNAGILAAEMIGAFDNKIADNLADYKKQLKEKVLESAKNIEANGWRGGKIGF
- a CDS encoding 5-(carboxyamino)imidazole ribonucleotide synthase, giving the protein MSASVQTQKLGILGGGQLGRMLIQSALDFNIDIHILDPDENAPCKNVASTFTVGSLKDYDTVYNFGQSMDIISIEIESVNVDALKALQAEGKKVFPPPEVIELIQDKRVQKQFYKDKGIPTADFILTDTKDEVKAKAGFLPAVNKLGKDGYDGRGVQILRSEADLDKAFEAPSLLEKLIDFKKEIAVIVARNESGDIKTFPVVELVYHPEANLVEYLFAPAEISDEVDEKAKEIATTVIKELDMVGLLAVEMFVTKQDEVLVNEIAPRPHNSGHQTIEANHTSQYEQHLRSIFNLPLGNTDLILPSAMVNLLGEEGFTGIAQYEGLPECVAEKGVHVHLYGKKMTKPFRKMGHVTIVEADVELLRKKVDFVKNTLKVKA